Proteins from one Rhinoraja longicauda isolate Sanriku21f chromosome 41, sRhiLon1.1, whole genome shotgun sequence genomic window:
- the LOC144611764 gene encoding leucine-rich repeat and fibronectin type III domain-containing protein 1-like protein isoform X3, which yields MMERMQRADTLLECCFTQWWVWVRMERFLISLLLLSLAVRSQLCPKRCICQNLSPSLAILCAKTGLLFVPPFIDRRTVELRLTDNFITTIRRKDFANMTSLVHLTLSRNTISQIVPLSFGDLRGLRALHLDSNRLTRLVNEHLKGLVNLRHLILNNNQLHHISEESFNDFLICLEDLDMSYNNLERFPWEAISKMTNLNTLTLDHNLINHIEEGTFSILHKLARLDMTSNRLHKLPPDPLFLRTQLLINFKGVPYFSVTLSFGGNPLHCNCELLWLRRLTRKDDLETCASPSQLMGKYFWSIAEEDFTCEPPLITRLTATKAYVVEGQGVTLKCKAIGDPGPSIHWSSPEGKLVSNSSRTMIYDNGTLDILITTLKDSGMFSCIASNAAGESAANVTIGIIPLPHLVNFTKQQKEPAPGSSDITTSTKTGPQSNGSDAKSSPDRKVVATDLSTTSALIRWPSLHPIPGIRMYQIQYNSSTDNTLVYRMIPSTSKTFLVNDLTPGRDYDLCILAVYDDGITLMTGTRVVGCVQFTTDQEYTQCQSVHAQFLGGTMIIIIGGIIVASVLVFIIILMIRYKVYNSSADTKAMVSNVCSQTNDSQSAALARSTSKMATAAPEPQLSPESAD from the exons AGTGGTGGGTCTGGGTGAGGATGGAGAGGTTCCTCATCTCTCTGCTGCTGCTCAGCCTGGCGGTCAGGTCCCAGCTCTGCCCCAAACGCTGCATCTGCCAGAACCTGTCACCGTCCCTGGCCATTCTCTGCGCCAAGACCGGGCTGCTCTTCGTGCCGCCGTTCATCGACCGGAGGACAGTGGAGCTGCGGCTGACTGACAACTTCATCACCACCATCAGGAGGAAGGACTTTGCCAACATGACCAGCCTGGTCCACCTCACCCTGTCCAGAAACACCATCAGCCAGATTGTGCCCCTGTCCTTCGGTGACCTGCGGGGCCTCCGTGCCTTGCACCTGGACAGCAACAGGTTGACCAGGCTGGTGAACGAACACCTGAAGGGCCTGGTCAACCTCCGGCACCTCATCCTCAACAACAACCAGCTCCACCACATCTCTGAGGAATCCTTCAATGACTTCCTCATCTGCCTGGAGGACCTGGACATGTCCTACAATAACCTGGAGCGCTTCCCATGGGAGGCCATCTCCAAGATGACCAACCTCAACACCTTGACCTTGGACCACAACCTGATCAACCACATAGAGGAGGGCACCTTCTCCATCCTTCACAAGTTGGCGCGTTTGGACATGACGTCCAACAGGTTGCACAAGCTTCCCCCAGACCCTCTGTTCTTAAGGACTCAGCTGCTGATCAATTTCAAGGGTGTTCCGTACTTCTCCGTGACCCTCAGCTTTGGGGGGAACCCTCTCCACTGTAACTGCGAGCTCCTCTGGCTTCGCAGGTTGACCAGGAAGGATGATCTGGAGACCTGCGCATCGCCATCACAACTGATGGGCAAGTATTTCTGGTCCATCGCGGAGGAGGACTTCACCTGTGAGCCTCCGCTCATAACCCGTCTGACGGCCACCAAGGCCTATGTGGTGGAGGGCCAGGGGGTGACCCTCAAGTGCAAGGCCATCGGAGATCCAGGCCCCTCCATCCACTGGAGCTCTCCGGAAGGCAAGCTGGTGTCCAACTCGTCCAGAACCATGATCTACGACAACGGTACCCTGGACATTCTCATCACCACCCTGAAGGACAGCGGCATGTTCAGCTGCATCGCCTCCAACGCAGCGGGGGAATCGGCCGCCAACGTGACCATCGGCATCATCCCCTTGCCTCACCTGGTCAACTTCACCAAGCAGCAGAAGGAGCCAGCGCCAGGCTCCTCGGACATCACCACCTCCACCAAGACCGGCCCCCAATCCAACGGCAGTGATGCCAAGAGCTCGCCCGATAGGAAGGTGGTGGCTACGGATCTCAGCACCACCTCTGCTCTCATCCGCTGgccctctctccaccccatccctggcATCCGCATGTACCAGATCCAGTACAACAGCTCCACCGACAACACCCTGGTCTACAG AATGATTCCATCCACAAGCAAGACCTTCCTAGTGAATGACCTGACCCCCGGGAGAGACTACGACCTGTGTATCCTGGCCGTGTACGATGATGGTATCACCTTGATGACTGGCACCAGGGTGGTGGGATGCGTGCAGTTCACCACTGATCAGGAGTACACTCAGTGCCAGTCTGTGCACGCCCAGTTCCTTGGTGGGACCATGATCATCATCATCGGGGGCATCATAGTGGCCTCTGTCCTGGTCTTCATCATCATCCTGATGATCCGGTACAAGGTGTACAACAGCTCGGCCGACACCAAGGCCATGGTCAGCAATGTCTGCTCGCAGACCAACGACAGCCAGTCAGCGGCCTTGGCAAGGTCCACATCCAAAATGGCCACCGCCGCGCCAG AGCCACAGTTATCCCCGGAGAGCGCGGACTAA
- the LOC144611764 gene encoding leucine-rich repeat and fibronectin type III domain-containing protein 1-like isoform X1, with amino-acid sequence MMERMQRADTLLECCFTQWWVWVRMERFLISLLLLSLAVRSQLCPKRCICQNLSPSLAILCAKTGLLFVPPFIDRRTVELRLTDNFITTIRRKDFANMTSLVHLTLSRNTISQIVPLSFGDLRGLRALHLDSNRLTRLVNEHLKGLVNLRHLILNNNQLHHISEESFNDFLICLEDLDMSYNNLERFPWEAISKMTNLNTLTLDHNLINHIEEGTFSILHKLARLDMTSNRLHKLPPDPLFLRTQLLINFKGVPYFSVTLSFGGNPLHCNCELLWLRRLTRKDDLETCASPSQLMGKYFWSIAEEDFTCEPPLITRLTATKAYVVEGQGVTLKCKAIGDPGPSIHWSSPEGKLVSNSSRTMIYDNGTLDILITTLKDSGMFSCIASNAAGESAANVTIGIIPLPHLVNFTKQQKEPAPGSSDITTSTKTGPQSNGSDAKSSPDRKVVATDLSTTSALIRWPSLHPIPGIRMYQIQYNSSTDNTLVYRMIPSTSKTFLVNDLTPGRDYDLCILAVYDDGITLMTGTRVVGCVQFTTDQEYTQCQSVHAQFLGGTMIIIIGGIIVASVLVFIIILMIRYKVYNSSADTKAMVSNVCSQTNDSQSAALARSTSKMATAAPGECLFGECSRGSVAVLVNMPGEKGGLSHSTLVTTVDQRRTRASADLQADGQLSCEEAPTAGSTTDSSLSACLVRPGKGSQLRRQKPANVSVLPCDLSRARHRHSFDGDYSLFQSHSYPRRARTKTSLTGSGHNLNSDDLGLESKRTTYGSTEWMLESTV; translated from the exons AGTGGTGGGTCTGGGTGAGGATGGAGAGGTTCCTCATCTCTCTGCTGCTGCTCAGCCTGGCGGTCAGGTCCCAGCTCTGCCCCAAACGCTGCATCTGCCAGAACCTGTCACCGTCCCTGGCCATTCTCTGCGCCAAGACCGGGCTGCTCTTCGTGCCGCCGTTCATCGACCGGAGGACAGTGGAGCTGCGGCTGACTGACAACTTCATCACCACCATCAGGAGGAAGGACTTTGCCAACATGACCAGCCTGGTCCACCTCACCCTGTCCAGAAACACCATCAGCCAGATTGTGCCCCTGTCCTTCGGTGACCTGCGGGGCCTCCGTGCCTTGCACCTGGACAGCAACAGGTTGACCAGGCTGGTGAACGAACACCTGAAGGGCCTGGTCAACCTCCGGCACCTCATCCTCAACAACAACCAGCTCCACCACATCTCTGAGGAATCCTTCAATGACTTCCTCATCTGCCTGGAGGACCTGGACATGTCCTACAATAACCTGGAGCGCTTCCCATGGGAGGCCATCTCCAAGATGACCAACCTCAACACCTTGACCTTGGACCACAACCTGATCAACCACATAGAGGAGGGCACCTTCTCCATCCTTCACAAGTTGGCGCGTTTGGACATGACGTCCAACAGGTTGCACAAGCTTCCCCCAGACCCTCTGTTCTTAAGGACTCAGCTGCTGATCAATTTCAAGGGTGTTCCGTACTTCTCCGTGACCCTCAGCTTTGGGGGGAACCCTCTCCACTGTAACTGCGAGCTCCTCTGGCTTCGCAGGTTGACCAGGAAGGATGATCTGGAGACCTGCGCATCGCCATCACAACTGATGGGCAAGTATTTCTGGTCCATCGCGGAGGAGGACTTCACCTGTGAGCCTCCGCTCATAACCCGTCTGACGGCCACCAAGGCCTATGTGGTGGAGGGCCAGGGGGTGACCCTCAAGTGCAAGGCCATCGGAGATCCAGGCCCCTCCATCCACTGGAGCTCTCCGGAAGGCAAGCTGGTGTCCAACTCGTCCAGAACCATGATCTACGACAACGGTACCCTGGACATTCTCATCACCACCCTGAAGGACAGCGGCATGTTCAGCTGCATCGCCTCCAACGCAGCGGGGGAATCGGCCGCCAACGTGACCATCGGCATCATCCCCTTGCCTCACCTGGTCAACTTCACCAAGCAGCAGAAGGAGCCAGCGCCAGGCTCCTCGGACATCACCACCTCCACCAAGACCGGCCCCCAATCCAACGGCAGTGATGCCAAGAGCTCGCCCGATAGGAAGGTGGTGGCTACGGATCTCAGCACCACCTCTGCTCTCATCCGCTGgccctctctccaccccatccctggcATCCGCATGTACCAGATCCAGTACAACAGCTCCACCGACAACACCCTGGTCTACAG AATGATTCCATCCACAAGCAAGACCTTCCTAGTGAATGACCTGACCCCCGGGAGAGACTACGACCTGTGTATCCTGGCCGTGTACGATGATGGTATCACCTTGATGACTGGCACCAGGGTGGTGGGATGCGTGCAGTTCACCACTGATCAGGAGTACACTCAGTGCCAGTCTGTGCACGCCCAGTTCCTTGGTGGGACCATGATCATCATCATCGGGGGCATCATAGTGGCCTCTGTCCTGGTCTTCATCATCATCCTGATGATCCGGTACAAGGTGTACAACAGCTCGGCCGACACCAAGGCCATGGTCAGCAATGTCTGCTCGCAGACCAACGACAGCCAGTCAGCGGCCTTGGCAAGGTCCACATCCAAAATGGCCACCGCCGCGCCAGGTGAGTGCCTGTTTGGTGAATGTTCCAGGGGCTCGGTGGCAGTGCTGGTAAACATGCCTGGGGAGAAGGGTGGTCTTAGCCACAGCACCTTGGTGACGACTGTGGACCAGAGGAGGACAAGGGCCAGCGCGGACCTCCAGGCAGACGGTCAGCTGTCTTGTGAAGAGGCTCCGACAGCAGGGAGTACGACCGACTCCAGCTTGTCAGCTTGCTTGGTCAGGCCGGGCAAGGGCAGCCAACTCCGACGGCAGAAACCGGCCAACGTTTCTGTTCTGCCCTGCGATCTGTCGAGAGCCCGACATAGACACTCGTTTGACGGGGACTATTCTCTGTTCCAGAGCCACAGTTATCCCCGGAGAGCGCGGACTAAGACAAGCCTGACTGGCAGTGGGCACAACTTGAACTCTGACGACTTGGGCCTGGAGAGCAAGCGGACAACCTACGGCAGCACAGAGTGGATGTTGGAGAGCACGGTGTGA
- the LOC144611764 gene encoding leucine-rich repeat and fibronectin type III domain-containing protein 1-like isoform X2, which produces MERFLISLLLLSLAVRSQLCPKRCICQNLSPSLAILCAKTGLLFVPPFIDRRTVELRLTDNFITTIRRKDFANMTSLVHLTLSRNTISQIVPLSFGDLRGLRALHLDSNRLTRLVNEHLKGLVNLRHLILNNNQLHHISEESFNDFLICLEDLDMSYNNLERFPWEAISKMTNLNTLTLDHNLINHIEEGTFSILHKLARLDMTSNRLHKLPPDPLFLRTQLLINFKGVPYFSVTLSFGGNPLHCNCELLWLRRLTRKDDLETCASPSQLMGKYFWSIAEEDFTCEPPLITRLTATKAYVVEGQGVTLKCKAIGDPGPSIHWSSPEGKLVSNSSRTMIYDNGTLDILITTLKDSGMFSCIASNAAGESAANVTIGIIPLPHLVNFTKQQKEPAPGSSDITTSTKTGPQSNGSDAKSSPDRKVVATDLSTTSALIRWPSLHPIPGIRMYQIQYNSSTDNTLVYRMIPSTSKTFLVNDLTPGRDYDLCILAVYDDGITLMTGTRVVGCVQFTTDQEYTQCQSVHAQFLGGTMIIIIGGIIVASVLVFIIILMIRYKVYNSSADTKAMVSNVCSQTNDSQSAALARSTSKMATAAPGECLFGECSRGSVAVLVNMPGEKGGLSHSTLVTTVDQRRTRASADLQADGQLSCEEAPTAGSTTDSSLSACLVRPGKGSQLRRQKPANVSVLPCDLSRARHRHSFDGDYSLFQSHSYPRRARTKTSLTGSGHNLNSDDLGLESKRTTYGSTEWMLESTV; this is translated from the exons ATGGAGAGGTTCCTCATCTCTCTGCTGCTGCTCAGCCTGGCGGTCAGGTCCCAGCTCTGCCCCAAACGCTGCATCTGCCAGAACCTGTCACCGTCCCTGGCCATTCTCTGCGCCAAGACCGGGCTGCTCTTCGTGCCGCCGTTCATCGACCGGAGGACAGTGGAGCTGCGGCTGACTGACAACTTCATCACCACCATCAGGAGGAAGGACTTTGCCAACATGACCAGCCTGGTCCACCTCACCCTGTCCAGAAACACCATCAGCCAGATTGTGCCCCTGTCCTTCGGTGACCTGCGGGGCCTCCGTGCCTTGCACCTGGACAGCAACAGGTTGACCAGGCTGGTGAACGAACACCTGAAGGGCCTGGTCAACCTCCGGCACCTCATCCTCAACAACAACCAGCTCCACCACATCTCTGAGGAATCCTTCAATGACTTCCTCATCTGCCTGGAGGACCTGGACATGTCCTACAATAACCTGGAGCGCTTCCCATGGGAGGCCATCTCCAAGATGACCAACCTCAACACCTTGACCTTGGACCACAACCTGATCAACCACATAGAGGAGGGCACCTTCTCCATCCTTCACAAGTTGGCGCGTTTGGACATGACGTCCAACAGGTTGCACAAGCTTCCCCCAGACCCTCTGTTCTTAAGGACTCAGCTGCTGATCAATTTCAAGGGTGTTCCGTACTTCTCCGTGACCCTCAGCTTTGGGGGGAACCCTCTCCACTGTAACTGCGAGCTCCTCTGGCTTCGCAGGTTGACCAGGAAGGATGATCTGGAGACCTGCGCATCGCCATCACAACTGATGGGCAAGTATTTCTGGTCCATCGCGGAGGAGGACTTCACCTGTGAGCCTCCGCTCATAACCCGTCTGACGGCCACCAAGGCCTATGTGGTGGAGGGCCAGGGGGTGACCCTCAAGTGCAAGGCCATCGGAGATCCAGGCCCCTCCATCCACTGGAGCTCTCCGGAAGGCAAGCTGGTGTCCAACTCGTCCAGAACCATGATCTACGACAACGGTACCCTGGACATTCTCATCACCACCCTGAAGGACAGCGGCATGTTCAGCTGCATCGCCTCCAACGCAGCGGGGGAATCGGCCGCCAACGTGACCATCGGCATCATCCCCTTGCCTCACCTGGTCAACTTCACCAAGCAGCAGAAGGAGCCAGCGCCAGGCTCCTCGGACATCACCACCTCCACCAAGACCGGCCCCCAATCCAACGGCAGTGATGCCAAGAGCTCGCCCGATAGGAAGGTGGTGGCTACGGATCTCAGCACCACCTCTGCTCTCATCCGCTGgccctctctccaccccatccctggcATCCGCATGTACCAGATCCAGTACAACAGCTCCACCGACAACACCCTGGTCTACAG AATGATTCCATCCACAAGCAAGACCTTCCTAGTGAATGACCTGACCCCCGGGAGAGACTACGACCTGTGTATCCTGGCCGTGTACGATGATGGTATCACCTTGATGACTGGCACCAGGGTGGTGGGATGCGTGCAGTTCACCACTGATCAGGAGTACACTCAGTGCCAGTCTGTGCACGCCCAGTTCCTTGGTGGGACCATGATCATCATCATCGGGGGCATCATAGTGGCCTCTGTCCTGGTCTTCATCATCATCCTGATGATCCGGTACAAGGTGTACAACAGCTCGGCCGACACCAAGGCCATGGTCAGCAATGTCTGCTCGCAGACCAACGACAGCCAGTCAGCGGCCTTGGCAAGGTCCACATCCAAAATGGCCACCGCCGCGCCAGGTGAGTGCCTGTTTGGTGAATGTTCCAGGGGCTCGGTGGCAGTGCTGGTAAACATGCCTGGGGAGAAGGGTGGTCTTAGCCACAGCACCTTGGTGACGACTGTGGACCAGAGGAGGACAAGGGCCAGCGCGGACCTCCAGGCAGACGGTCAGCTGTCTTGTGAAGAGGCTCCGACAGCAGGGAGTACGACCGACTCCAGCTTGTCAGCTTGCTTGGTCAGGCCGGGCAAGGGCAGCCAACTCCGACGGCAGAAACCGGCCAACGTTTCTGTTCTGCCCTGCGATCTGTCGAGAGCCCGACATAGACACTCGTTTGACGGGGACTATTCTCTGTTCCAGAGCCACAGTTATCCCCGGAGAGCGCGGACTAAGACAAGCCTGACTGGCAGTGGGCACAACTTGAACTCTGACGACTTGGGCCTGGAGAGCAAGCGGACAACCTACGGCAGCACAGAGTGGATGTTGGAGAGCACGGTGTGA